The following proteins are co-located in the Melanotaenia boesemani isolate fMelBoe1 chromosome 5, fMelBoe1.pri, whole genome shotgun sequence genome:
- the LOC121640194 gene encoding type-2 ice-structuring protein-like: MTLTLLLVAMVVLTRAADAAKQTEAEEVNVVEKRGLLCSSGWTLYDWRCFQFVPRSLTWSAAEENCKSMNAHLVSVRSAEEYHHIQKMIADQTHDYPTTWIGGTDSVKEGEWLWTDGSRFLFSYWCQGEPNNLGNQDCLVMNFSEKKCWDDQKCDKKKQSVCVKSWSLFG; this comes from the exons ATGACTCTGACTCTGCTTCTTGTTGCCATGGTGGTTCTGACCAGAGCTGCTG ATGCTGCAAAACAGACAGAAGCTGAAG aagTGAATGTCGTTGAAAAGAGAGGATTGCTTTGTTCTTCTGGATGGACTCTGTATGATTGGCGCTGTTTTCAATTTGTTCCAAGATCTTTGACCTGGTCTGCTGCTGAG GAAAACTGTAAGTCCATGAATGCGCACCTTGTATCTGTACGTAGTGCTGAGGAGTACCATCACATCCAGAAGATGATAGCAGATCAGACACACGATTATCCTACAACATGGATCGGAGGCACTGACAGTGTAAAG GAGGGGGAATGGCTTTGGACTGATGGCTCACGTTTCTTGTTTTCATACTGGTGCCAAGGAGAACCGAACAACCTTGGCAACCAGGATTGCCTTGTAATGAATTTCTCAG aaaagaaaTGCTGGGATGATCAGAAGTGCGATAAGAAGAAACAATCTGTCTGCGTCAAGAGCTGGTCATTATTCGGCTGA
- the LOC121640195 gene encoding type-2 ice-structuring protein-like yields the protein MTLTLLLVAMVALTRAADAAKQTEAEEVNVVEKRGLLCSSGWTLYDWRCFQFVPRSLTWSAAEENCKSMNAHLVSVRSAEEYHHIQKMIADQTHDYPTTWIGGTDSVKEGEWLWTDGSRFLFSYWCQGEPNNLGNQDCLVMNFSEKKCWDDQKCDKKKQSVCVKSWSLFG from the exons ATGACTCTGACTCTGCTTCTTGTTGCCATGGTGGCTCTGACCAGAGCTGCTG ATGCTGCAAAACAGACAGAAGCTGAAG aagTGAATGTCGTTGAAAAGAGAGGATTGCTTTGTTCTTCTGGATGGACTCTGTATGATTGGCGCTGTTTTCAATTTGTTCCAAGATCTTTGACCTGGTCTGCTGCTGAG GAAAACTGTAAGTCCATGAATGCGCACCTTGTATCTGTACGTAGTGCTGAGGAGTACCATCACATCCAGAAGATGATAGCAGATCAGACACACGATTATCCTACAACATGGATCGGAGGCACTGACAGTGTAAAG GAGGGGGAATGGCTTTGGACTGATGGCTCACGTTTCTTGTTTTCATACTGGTGCCAAGGAGAACCGAACAACCTTGGCAACCAGGATTGCCTTGTAATGAATTTCTCAG aaaagaaaTGCTGGGATGATCAGAAGTGCGATAAGAAGAAACAATCTGTCTGCGTCAAGAGCTGGTCATTATTCGGCTGA